From a region of the Tursiops truncatus isolate mTurTru1 chromosome 2, mTurTru1.mat.Y, whole genome shotgun sequence genome:
- the LOC117311098 gene encoding heterogeneous nuclear ribonucleoprotein A1-like, with translation MSKSESPKEPEQLRKLFIGGLSFETTDESLRSHFEQWGTLTDCVVMRDPNTKRSRGFGFVTYATVEEVDAAMNARPHKVDGRVVEPKRAVSREDSQRPGAHLTVKKIFVGGIKEDTEEHHLRDYFEQYGKIEVIEIMTDRGSGKKRGFAFVTFDDHDSVDKIVIQKYHTENGHNCEVRKALSKQEMASASSSQRGRSGSGNFGGGRGGGFGGNDNFGRGGNFSGQGGFGGSRGGGGYGGSGDGYNGFGNDGSNFGGGGSYNDFGSYNNQSSNFGPMKGGNFGGRSSGPYGGGGQYFAKPRNQGGYGGSSSSSSYGSGRRF, from the coding sequence ATGTCTAAGTCAGAGTCACCCAAAGAGCCCGAACAGCTGCGGAAGCTCTTCATCGGAGGTTTGAGCTTTGAAACAACCGATGAGAGTCTGAGGAGCCATTTTGAGCAGTGGGGAACGCTCACAGATTGTGTGGTAATGAGGGATCCAAACACCAAACGCTCCAGAGGCTTCGGGTTTGTCACATATGCCACTGTGGAGGAGGTGGATGCGGCCATGAATGCAAGGCCACACAAGGTGGATGGAAGAGTTGTGGAACCAAAGAGGGCCGTCTCAAGAGAAGATTCTCAAAGACCTGGTGCCCACTTaactgtgaaaaagatttttgttGGTGGCATTAAAGAAGACACTGAAGAACATCATCTAAGAGATTATTTTGAACAGTATGGGAAAATTGAAGTGATTGAAATCATGACTGACCGAGGCAGTGGCAAAAAGAGAGGCTTTGCTTTTGTAACCTTTGATGATCATGACTCTGTAGACAAGATTGTCATTCAGAAATACCACACTGAGAATGGCCACAACTGTGAAGTAAGAAAAGCCCTATCTAAGCAAGAGATGGCTAGTGCTTCATCCAGCCAAAGAGGTCGAAGTGGTTCTGGAAACTTTGGTGGTGGTCGTGGAGGTGGTTTTGGTGGGAATGACAACTTTGGTCGTGGAGGAAACTTCAGCGGTCAAGGTGGCTTTGGTGGCAGCCGCGGTGGTGGTGGAtatggtggcagtggggatggctATAATGGATTTGGTAATGATGGAAGCAATTTTGGAGGTGGTGGAAGCTACAACGATTTTGGCAGTTACAACAATCAGTCTTCAAATTTTGGACCCAtgaaaggaggaaactttggaggcAGAAGTTCTGGCCCCTATGGTGGTGGAGGCCAATACTTTGCCAAACCCCGAAACCAAGGTGGCTATGGTggttccagcagcagcagtagctatggcagtggcagaaggttttga